Proteins encoded within one genomic window of Salipaludibacillus agaradhaerens:
- a CDS encoding 6-phospho-alpha-glucosidase produces MKKHAITIAGGGSTFTPGIVLMLLEHLDTFPIHTIKFYDNDKERQETVAEACRILLKERAPEMTFVSTVDPEEAFSDIDFVMAHIRVGKYKMREQDEKIPLRHGVLGQETCGPGGMAYGMRSIGPVLELVDYMERYSPNAWMLNYSNPAAIVAEATRRLRPHSKVLNICDMPIGIEELMASILGLASRKDMVVKYYGLNHFGWWYDIRDKEGNDLLPILRAHVAEHGYVTADKSKQHADDSWNDTFAKAKDVQHIDPETLPNTYLKYYFFPDEVVAHSNPDHTRANEVMEGREKFVFGECQSIIDKGTAADTALHIDEHASYIVDLAKAIAYNTKERMLLIVENNGAIPNMHPEAMVEIPCLVGSTGPEPLTVGHIPQFQKGLMEQQVSVEKLVVEAWVEGSYQKLWQALTLSRTVPSVTIAKALLDDLIEANKEFWPTLS; encoded by the coding sequence ATGAAAAAACATGCTATTACAATCGCAGGTGGAGGAAGTACATTTACACCAGGAATCGTGCTTATGCTTTTAGAACATCTTGATACGTTCCCAATCCACACTATTAAATTTTACGATAATGATAAAGAACGTCAAGAGACAGTGGCAGAGGCCTGCCGTATTTTACTAAAAGAAAGAGCACCAGAGATGACATTTGTGAGCACCGTTGATCCTGAGGAAGCCTTTTCAGACATTGATTTCGTCATGGCACATATTCGTGTTGGGAAATACAAAATGCGTGAGCAAGATGAAAAAATCCCTCTCCGACACGGGGTTCTAGGCCAGGAAACGTGCGGACCAGGCGGTATGGCATACGGTATGCGTTCCATCGGCCCTGTATTAGAGCTAGTAGACTATATGGAACGTTATTCACCGAACGCATGGATGCTTAATTATTCAAATCCAGCTGCCATCGTTGCCGAAGCTACAAGACGTCTTCGTCCTCATTCAAAGGTGCTTAACATTTGTGATATGCCAATTGGTATTGAAGAATTGATGGCCTCTATCCTCGGTTTAGCATCACGTAAAGACATGGTTGTTAAGTACTACGGCTTGAATCACTTCGGTTGGTGGTACGACATTCGTGATAAGGAAGGCAACGATTTACTTCCAATATTACGGGCTCACGTAGCCGAACATGGCTATGTCACAGCTGACAAATCAAAGCAACATGCCGATGACAGCTGGAATGATACGTTTGCTAAAGCAAAAGATGTGCAACATATCGACCCAGAAACACTGCCTAATACGTATTTAAAATATTACTTTTTCCCTGACGAGGTCGTTGCCCACTCCAATCCAGATCATACTCGGGCAAACGAAGTAATGGAAGGACGGGAGAAATTCGTATTTGGAGAGTGTCAAAGTATTATTGATAAAGGAACAGCTGCAGACACAGCGCTTCATATTGATGAACATGCTTCTTATATTGTCGATTTAGCTAAAGCCATTGCTTACAACACGAAAGAGCGTATGCTATTAATCGTTGAAAATAACGGCGCCATTCCAAATATGCACCCAGAAGCAATGGTAGAAATCCCTTGCTTGGTAGGAAGCACAGGACCGGAACCATTAACAGTAGGCCACATCCCACAATTTCAAAAAGGCTTAATGGAACAGCAAGTTTCTGTTGAAAAGCTCGTTGTTGAAGCGTGGGTAGAAGGCTCTTACCAAAAACTATGGCAAGCACTCACCCTATCACGTACAGTCCCTAGTGTCACCATTGCTAAAGCACTGTTAGATGATCTAATAGAAGCTAATAAAGAATTTTGGCCAACCCTTTCTTAA
- a CDS encoding SIS domain-containing protein produces MHRDYIDEMIHRLENLKNKQGRSLKNVGRKLAERVENGGIVHLFGAGHSHMLAEEVFYRAGGLVPVNPILEESLMLHEGAVRSSMLEKKAGYAATFLSDTSIQPEDAVIVISTSGRNPVPIDVALYAKQVGCYVVAITSTAYKSHVSSRHESGQHLCEIVEDVLHNLSPVGDTTLTHDRVNVPFASGSTVIGAAIINSVFAEAIVHLAEKGIEPPVFLSGNIDHAEEHNQSLINKYQKRIPLL; encoded by the coding sequence ATGCATCGCGACTATATTGACGAAATGATTCACAGATTAGAGAACTTGAAGAACAAACAAGGAAGGTCATTAAAAAATGTAGGAAGAAAGCTGGCAGAAAGGGTCGAAAACGGAGGAATTGTGCATTTATTTGGAGCAGGTCATTCCCATATGTTAGCGGAAGAAGTGTTTTACCGAGCCGGTGGTCTCGTACCGGTGAATCCCATTTTGGAGGAAAGCTTAATGCTTCATGAAGGTGCTGTACGGTCTTCCATGCTAGAAAAAAAAGCGGGCTATGCAGCCACATTTTTGAGCGATACGTCGATTCAGCCAGAAGATGCCGTCATTGTTATTTCCACATCAGGGAGAAATCCCGTTCCTATTGATGTGGCACTGTATGCTAAACAAGTTGGCTGTTATGTGGTGGCAATAACGTCCACAGCTTACAAGTCACACGTTTCTTCTCGACATGAGAGCGGACAGCACTTATGTGAGATAGTAGAAGATGTGTTACATAATTTGAGCCCAGTAGGAGATACGACATTAACACACGATCGCGTCAATGTGCCTTTTGCTTCTGGTTCTACAGTGATTGGTGCAGCCATTATTAATAGTGTGTTTGCAGAGGCAATTGTTCATCTTGCTGAGAAAGGAATAGAACCTCCCGTTTTTTTAAGTGGTAATATTGATCATGCAGAAGAACATAATCAGTCACTGATTAATAAGTATCAAAAACGAATTCCACTACTTTAG
- a CDS encoding MurR/RpiR family transcriptional regulator, whose amino-acid sequence MRLEEVVNRHYHQLNDNDMYILKYILNHAQTCYQLSINELARACNVSKSSVLRFTQKLGFSGYSEFKVFLKWDNRREKTDSHYIEPLYTDIDATLNDLSDKSFDAISELLYQARTIFVYGSGVAQTNCALELQRQFANAQRHLVVIHDQTEFEIIQQSMTPEDVIIIISLSGDTPALIPQAEWLAAKGVPIISVTNLKNNKIAQMATHHLYATSTFTSVTAYRDIISFVPFSIVLEHMFRHYLTYEEKRDHPDQ is encoded by the coding sequence ATGAGGCTTGAGGAAGTGGTTAACAGGCATTATCATCAGCTTAATGATAATGATATGTATATTTTAAAATATATTTTAAATCATGCGCAGACGTGTTATCAGTTAAGCATTAATGAGTTGGCGAGAGCATGTAATGTCTCTAAATCTTCAGTGCTTCGTTTTACACAAAAATTAGGTTTTTCTGGTTATAGTGAGTTCAAGGTTTTTCTAAAGTGGGATAATCGGCGGGAAAAGACGGACTCACACTATATAGAGCCGCTGTATACGGATATTGATGCTACATTAAATGATTTATCTGATAAGTCATTTGATGCGATTAGCGAATTGCTTTACCAAGCTAGAACCATTTTCGTGTACGGTTCAGGGGTGGCACAAACGAATTGTGCGTTGGAGTTGCAGCGGCAGTTTGCTAATGCTCAGCGTCATCTTGTGGTGATTCATGACCAAACGGAGTTCGAGATTATCCAACAAAGCATGACACCTGAAGATGTGATCATTATTATTTCACTGTCAGGTGATACGCCAGCGCTCATACCCCAAGCAGAATGGCTAGCAGCGAAAGGCGTGCCGATCATATCGGTAACCAATCTGAAAAACAATAAAATTGCCCAAATGGCTACACATCATCTGTATGCAACAAGTACATTTACGTCAGTGACAGCCTACCGAGATATTATCTCATTTGTCCCTTTCTCCATTGTTCTTGAACACATGTTTCGTCATTATTTAACGTATGAAGAAAAAAGGGATCATCCTGATCAGTAG
- the htpX gene encoding protease HtpX, which yields MGKRFLFFIMTNILVMTTIVIVWSIITRFTDLGTTFDTGGPGLGIDYASLMVFSLLVGFAGSFISLAMSRWVAKKMMGVKVLDPDGSLSQHEREIVEKVHRLSRAAGLTHMPEVGIYHSAEVNAFATGPSKKRSLVAVSAGLLNNLDDDAVEGVIAHEVAHVANGDMVTMTLLQGVVNTFVVFFSRIAAIIVSRFVRSELQWIVRFAAIIIFQILFSILGSMVVMAFSRYREYHADRGGADLAGRDKMAHALRSLKAHVERATVNDQRDDSAVQTMKINGKGGMMKLFSSHPDLDDRIARLEQR from the coding sequence ATGGGGAAAAGATTTTTATTTTTTATTATGACAAACATTCTCGTTATGACGACGATCGTCATCGTATGGTCTATCATTACGAGGTTTACAGATTTAGGTACCACGTTTGATACAGGTGGTCCAGGTTTAGGAATCGATTACGCGTCATTAATGGTATTTAGCTTGCTTGTAGGTTTTGCAGGCTCATTTATTTCGTTAGCTATGTCTCGTTGGGTGGCTAAAAAAATGATGGGTGTGAAGGTGCTTGACCCAGACGGATCGTTATCACAGCACGAACGAGAGATAGTGGAGAAAGTGCACCGACTGTCTCGTGCAGCTGGCTTAACTCATATGCCAGAGGTAGGTATTTACCATTCTGCTGAAGTGAATGCATTTGCTACAGGCCCATCTAAAAAACGGTCATTAGTGGCAGTATCTGCCGGTTTGTTAAACAACTTGGATGACGATGCAGTCGAAGGGGTTATCGCTCATGAAGTGGCACACGTTGCTAACGGCGATATGGTGACGATGACGTTATTACAAGGGGTTGTTAACACGTTCGTTGTCTTCTTCTCTCGCATTGCCGCAATTATTGTGTCACGTTTTGTACGATCAGAATTACAATGGATTGTACGGTTTGCAGCTATAATCATCTTCCAAATTCTATTCTCCATTTTAGGCAGTATGGTCGTGATGGCCTTCTCACGTTATCGGGAATATCATGCCGATAGAGGTGGCGCCGACCTAGCTGGACGAGATAAAATGGCACATGCTTTAAGGTCATTAAAGGCGCACGTTGAACGGGCAACAGTCAATGATCAAAGAGATGATTCTGCTGTACAAACAATGAAAATCAATGGTAAAGGCGGTATGATGAAGCTTTTCTCATCACACCCTGATTTAGATGATAGAATTGCACGTCTTGAGCAACGTTAA